A window of the Terriglobia bacterium genome harbors these coding sequences:
- a CDS encoding TlpA disulfide reductase family protein, whose translation MIREKLNLSRSGSLRVGVLLTLVYLLGAVVSIQSICAQQQIAWTPPERPIVKQIQGLRQLPDSTRGRVTRKLALEIRQLSPSENKVRLATGLATLSTEGDPGGRETVQEVATTLAGALGEHPVLAKNEQPAMPYAVLAAMVHFEHVNVSLDSSEFATALTQLQQQDRCRQQADFSLADLDGRDWTLKDLRGKVVLVNFWATWCPPCRKEIPDLEALYKRFEADGLVVLGISDEPATKVQPFVRQEKISYPVLLDLGRKVNGLYSVSGIPMSFVYDRSGKLVAESMDMRTRQQFLAMLAKAGLK comes from the coding sequence ATGATTCGTGAGAAGCTGAATTTATCGCGATCAGGCTCATTGCGTGTTGGTGTTCTGCTTACGCTGGTTTACCTGTTGGGTGCGGTTGTCTCCATCCAAAGTATTTGCGCACAGCAGCAGATCGCGTGGACGCCGCCGGAAAGACCCATCGTCAAGCAGATTCAGGGGCTGCGTCAGTTGCCCGACAGCACCAGGGGAAGAGTGACCAGGAAGCTTGCACTTGAGATTCGCCAGTTGTCGCCTTCAGAGAACAAGGTGCGCCTCGCAACAGGCTTAGCGACGCTTTCGACGGAGGGCGACCCGGGCGGCCGAGAAACGGTGCAAGAGGTGGCGACAACATTGGCTGGCGCGCTCGGTGAACATCCGGTCCTCGCAAAAAACGAGCAGCCCGCCATGCCCTATGCTGTACTCGCGGCGATGGTACACTTTGAGCACGTGAATGTCTCTTTGGACTCGTCGGAATTTGCAACCGCACTGACCCAACTGCAACAACAGGACCGGTGCCGACAGCAGGCCGACTTTTCTCTGGCCGACCTCGACGGTCGTGACTGGACTCTGAAGGACCTGCGCGGGAAGGTGGTGCTCGTAAACTTCTGGGCCACGTGGTGCCCGCCGTGCCGGAAGGAAATTCCCGATCTTGAGGCGCTTTACAAGCGATTCGAAGCCGACGGCCTGGTGGTTCTGGGAATCTCCGATGAGCCCGCGACAAAGGTACAACCTTTCGTCCGCCAAGAGAAGATTTCCTACCCCGTGCTGCTTGACTTGGGACGAAAGGTGAATGGTCTCTACTCGGTTTCAGGCATCCCGATGAGCTTTGTTTATGACCGCAGCGGAAAGCTGGTGGCCGAGTCGATGGACATGCGGACCAGGCAACAGTTTCTCGCCATGTTGGCCAAAGCGGGATTGAAGTAG
- a CDS encoding Gfo/Idh/MocA family oxidoreductase has translation MEQGRAKRRISRRGFLKQTAFTAAGAAALGGLAPASVLGANDRLRVAVLGCGQRARYLASIFVKQPSVEIVEMCDVYGPHRRAGLRVAGTKATGSEDYRAVLDRKDIDAVVIGAPDHWHKQMLMDAVGAGKDAYCEKPLIHSIPEGAKILRAVHASNRIVQVGMQQRSWPHYVLGKQLVDSGKLGKLTFVHTYWYQNYYSAEGWNALPSVDQAQLNWKQWLGAAPMQPFDKEKFAWWRFYWDFGGGILTDLLTHWIDVIQWYTNQPAPRTATTTGDLYLMNWQCPDTITAAYEFPQKFMVTFTGALCDGIDDGGITFRGTNGALKVDRSRLAFYPQGSKWEPGTMEPRPEILAESLHDGTIEHIQNFLDCLRTRKTPNAPVEAGFEAARTSWIGNLALKAGKKLDWDPAWGEAA, from the coding sequence ATGGAACAGGGCAGGGCAAAGAGAAGGATATCGAGGCGCGGCTTTCTGAAGCAGACGGCCTTCACCGCCGCCGGCGCAGCCGCGCTGGGAGGACTTGCTCCGGCGAGTGTGCTGGGCGCGAATGACCGCCTTCGGGTGGCCGTTCTGGGCTGCGGCCAGCGGGCGCGCTATCTGGCGTCGATTTTTGTGAAGCAGCCCTCAGTGGAGATTGTCGAGATGTGTGATGTTTACGGACCGCATCGACGTGCGGGTCTCAGGGTGGCCGGAACAAAGGCCACAGGATCGGAGGACTACCGCGCGGTGCTCGACCGCAAGGACATCGACGCGGTGGTGATCGGCGCGCCCGACCACTGGCACAAGCAGATGCTGATGGACGCCGTGGGGGCCGGCAAGGATGCTTATTGCGAAAAACCGCTGATCCACTCCATTCCCGAAGGCGCGAAAATCCTGCGCGCCGTCCATGCGTCGAACCGTATTGTGCAGGTGGGCATGCAGCAGCGGAGCTGGCCTCACTATGTGCTGGGCAAGCAACTGGTGGACTCCGGCAAGCTCGGAAAATTGACCTTTGTACACACCTACTGGTATCAGAACTATTACTCCGCCGAGGGATGGAACGCCCTGCCCAGTGTGGACCAGGCGCAGCTCAACTGGAAGCAGTGGCTCGGCGCCGCGCCCATGCAGCCGTTTGATAAAGAGAAGTTTGCGTGGTGGCGCTTCTACTGGGATTTTGGCGGCGGCATTCTCACCGACCTGCTGACGCACTGGATTGACGTCATCCAGTGGTACACCAACCAGCCCGCGCCCAGGACCGCCACCACCACTGGCGATCTCTACTTGATGAATTGGCAGTGTCCGGACACCATCACGGCAGCGTACGAATTTCCTCAGAAGTTCATGGTGACGTTTACCGGCGCGCTCTGCGATGGCATTGACGATGGCGGCATCACGTTCCGCGGCACCAACGGCGCGCTCAAAGTGGACCGCTCGCGCCTGGCCTTTTATCCCCAAGGCAGCAAATGGGAGCCGGGCACCATGGAGCCCAGGCCTGAAATTCTGGCGGAATCCCTTCACGATGGAACCATTGAACACATCCAGAACTTTCTCGATTGCCTCCGTACGCGCAAAACCCCGAATGCTCCGGTGGAAGCCGGATTTGAGGCCGCGCGGACTTCCTGGATTGGCAATCTGGCGCTCAAGGCTGGAAAGAAACTGGATTGGGATCCGGCGTGGGGCGAGGCGGCATAA